The Argentina anserina chromosome 3, drPotAnse1.1, whole genome shotgun sequence genome includes a region encoding these proteins:
- the LOC126786967 gene encoding transcription factor bHLH52-like, producing the protein MALNWEAPQFFDSDMSCIQQNLEAELVGDFFQCVNAGYSNPHNFLDPWFDPCNLLNLENPDVDHLYPAPSFKPDRFTVEPYPHPKRRKCVKDYHFQDLTPSFSNGFVPNPCPRTDYFPGGFTTPALNFQHAEVVNGITRKTSVENVGKKLEERRISPQSIAARDRRRKITEKTQELGKLVPGGNKMNTVEMLTAAYNYVRFLQAQMGILEFMGSFQEVKAATATELHVVASPIIQEKLYMEQKCLVPKDFVEVLANYFDAQSTTSLSYRTNQLLKSSG; encoded by the exons ATGGCCTTGAACTGGGAAGCACCTCAGTTTTTTGACTCAGACATGAGTTGTATCCAGCAAAACCTAGAAGCAGAGCTGGTAGGAGACTTCTTTCAATGTGTTAATGCAGGCTATTCCAATCCCCACAACTTCCTTGATCCATGGTTTGACCCTTGTAATCTTCTTAACCTCGAAAATCCTGATGTTGATCATCTGTATCCAGCCCCTTCATTCAAACCTGACAGGTTTACTGTTGAACCCTACCCCCACCCCAAACGCCGAAAATGCGTGAAAGATTACCACTTCCAGGATCTTACACCTAGTTTCTCCAATGGTTTTGTTCCGAATCCATGTCCTCGGACGGACTATTTTCCTGGGGGTTTTACTACTCCGGCGCTCAACTTTCAGCATGCTGAGGTTGTTAATGGCATTACCAGAAAAACTAGTGTTGAAAATGTGGGGAAGAAATTGGAAGAAAGACGTATATCGCCGCAGAGTATCGCAGCAAGAGATAGGAGGAGGAAGATCACGGAGAAGACTCAAGAGCTAGGGAAGCTTGTTCCTGGTGGAAACAAGATGAACACAGTTGAGATGCTAACTGCTGCTTACAACTACGTCAGGTTCTTGCAGGCTCAGATGGGCATTCTCGAGTTCATGGGGTCCTTTCAG GAAGTGAAGGCAGCCACAGCCACCGAACTACATGTTGTCGCTTCTCCCATTATTCAGGAGAAGCTATATATGGAGCAGAAGTGCTTGGTCCCAAAGGACTTTGTGGAGGTATTGGCAAACTATTTTGATGCTCAATCCACGACTTCACTCTCCTACAGAACCAATCAGCTGCTCAAATCTAGCGGATGA
- the LOC126789370 gene encoding thiosulfate/3-mercaptopyruvate sulfurtransferase 2 encodes MASALFARTRGAHRLLNSSAHSPSAKPQILTSLINKGSDLLRADSSYTKYRASGFVPCCMASTITRARPQFASTNESTISDNWLYYNLRESNLKVLDASWYMPDEQRNPIQEYQVAHIPGALFFDVDGISDRTSKLPHMLPSEEAFAAAVSALGIENENDLVVYDGKGLFSAARVWWMFRVFGHDRIWVLDGGLPKWRASEYDVESSASGDSILKASAASEAIEKVYKGQPVGPTTFQTKFQPHLVWNLEQVRKNVEERTHQHIDARSKARFDGTALEPRKGIRSGHVPGSKCIPFPEFLDDSETLLPKDELKKKIDEAGFTLDSPIVTSCGTGVTACILALGLHKLGKHDVAVYDGSWTEWGAHDDTPVDTNTSS; translated from the exons ATGGCTTCAGCTCTTTTCGCAAGGACTCGTGGGGCTCATCGCCTTCTCAACTCTTCTGCACACTCTCCCTCTGCAAAGCCCCAAATCCTCACTTCCCTGATAAAT AAAGGATCAGATCTCTTACGAGCTGACTCTTCCTATACAAAATATAGAGCATCTGGTTTTGTACCTTGTTGTATGGCTTCAACAATAACTCGGGCAAGACCACAGTTTGCATCTACAAATGAGTCTACTATTTCTGATAACTGGCTCTATTATAATCTCAGGGAGTCTAACCTTAAG GTATTGGATGCATCTTGGTACATGCCAGATGAGCAAAGGAATCCTATTCAAGAGTATCAG GTTGCTCATATTCCTGGTGCCCTATTCTTTGACGTAGATGGAATATCAGATCGCACGTCAAAG TTACCACATATGCTACCATCTGAGGAAGCCTTTGCTGCCGCTGTTTCTGCTCTTGGCATTGAGAATGAAAACGATCTAGTTGTGTATGATGGGAAAGGGCTCTTCAGTGCAGCTCGTGTGTGGTG GATGTTCCGAGTGTTTGGCCATGATAGGATCTGGGTTTTAGATGGAGGCTTGCCAAAATGGCGTGCATCTGAATATGACGTTGAATCTAGTGCTTCTGGTGATTCTATTTTGAAAGCTAGTGCTGCCAGTGAGGCAATAGAGAAAGTATATAAGGGACAGCCG GTTGGTCCAACCACATTTCAGACTAAGTTTCAGCCACATCTTGTCTGGAATCTTGAGCAG GTTAGAAAAAATGTTGAGGAAAGAACTCACCAACATATAGATGCCCGATCAAAGGCCAG GTTCGATGGAACTGCATTGGAGCCTAGGAAAGGTATCAGAAGTGGTCATGTACCTGGAAGCAAGTGCATTCCTTTTCCTGAG TTTTTGGATGATTCAGAGACACTCTTACCTAAAGAcgagttgaaaaaaaaaattgatgaagCAG GCTTCACATTGGATAGCCCTATTGTTACTTCTTGCGGCACTGGTGTAACTGCTTGCATTCTTGCATTG GGTCTTCATAAACTTGGTAAGCATGATGTGGCAGTTTATGATGGGTCTTGGACTGAGTGGGGAGCACATGATGACACACCCGTCGACACTAACACTTCTTCGTGA
- the LOC126789372 gene encoding uncharacterized protein LOC126789372 isoform X2, which yields MDELRQAASAYYNNGSPEIQQLAWSFFQSMDTNCDGQVDWNEFSAFLYQSGNQWISPSFFNDLDRNHDGALDFMEVLTFYYIIKTRSFWCSVCGICLTGLYFTCVECFDNANSNTYDLCPGCYESKPERQRYNQRSDHHHAYFMDNHMLLRSKRGGYGSSNLATDSAGGGPGRTRMRQTMKALDTAVNVATLCSIM from the exons ATGGACGAGTTGCGTCAAGCAGCTTCTGCATATTACAATAACGGGTCGCCTGAAATTCAGCAACTAGCATGGAGCTTCTTCCAATCCATGGACACAAACTGCGACGGCCAAGTTGACTGGAACGAGTTCTCCGCATTTCTCTACCAAAGCGGCAACCAATGGATCAGCCCCAGCTTCTTCAACGATCTGGACCGCAACCACGACGGCGCCCTGGATTTCATGGAAGTGCTCACGTTTTACTACATCATCAAGACCAGGAGCTTCTGGTGCAGCGTTTGCGGGATATGTCTCACCGGCCTCTACTTCACTTGTGTTGAGTGCTTTGACAACGCGAACTCAAACACTTACGATCTTTGTCCCGGATGCTATGAGTCCAAGCCGGAAAGGCAGAGGTATAACCAGCGGAGTGATCACCATCATGCCTACTTCATGGATAACCATATGTTGCTCAGATCCAAGAGAGGAGGATATGGTTCTTCAAATCTG GCCACAGATTCAGCTGGAGGTGGACCAGGACGG ACCAGAATGCGCCAAACGATGAAGGCATTGGATACCGCAGTGAATGTTGCAACTTTGTGTAGCATTATGTGA
- the LOC126789372 gene encoding uncharacterized protein LOC126789372 isoform X1, producing the protein MDELRQAASAYYNNGSPEIQQLAWSFFQSMDTNCDGQVDWNEFSAFLYQSGNQWISPSFFNDLDRNHDGALDFMEVLTFYYIIKTRSFWCSVCGICLTGLYFTCVECFDNANSNTYDLCPGCYESKPERQRYNQRSDHHHAYFMDNHMLLRSKRGGYGSSNLATDSAGGGPGRVFFPVSNLRLHCSSMFSKPSIKKLCLCMNEEVLYLIRRFCRPECAKR; encoded by the exons ATGGACGAGTTGCGTCAAGCAGCTTCTGCATATTACAATAACGGGTCGCCTGAAATTCAGCAACTAGCATGGAGCTTCTTCCAATCCATGGACACAAACTGCGACGGCCAAGTTGACTGGAACGAGTTCTCCGCATTTCTCTACCAAAGCGGCAACCAATGGATCAGCCCCAGCTTCTTCAACGATCTGGACCGCAACCACGACGGCGCCCTGGATTTCATGGAAGTGCTCACGTTTTACTACATCATCAAGACCAGGAGCTTCTGGTGCAGCGTTTGCGGGATATGTCTCACCGGCCTCTACTTCACTTGTGTTGAGTGCTTTGACAACGCGAACTCAAACACTTACGATCTTTGTCCCGGATGCTATGAGTCCAAGCCGGAAAGGCAGAGGTATAACCAGCGGAGTGATCACCATCATGCCTACTTCATGGATAACCATATGTTGCTCAGATCCAAGAGAGGAGGATATGGTTCTTCAAATCTG GCCACAGATTCAGCTGGAGGTGGACCAGGACGGGTATTTTTTCCTGTCTCAAATCTTCGTCTTCATTGTTCATCAATGTTCTCAAAACCTTCAATCAAAAAATTATGTTTGTGTATGAATGAAGAAGTTCTATATTTGATCCGTCGGTTTTGCAGACCAGAATGCGCCAAACGATGA
- the LOC126789362 gene encoding beta-amyrin 28-monooxygenase-like — translation MELESLILALLIFVSLYYIFPLLNFNIKPSVKREQPGLELPPGSTGWPIIGETLEYLSTAKQGVPEKFIADRRNKYSSSSPCKVFRTSLLRESMVVLCTAAGNKFLFSNENKLVKSWWPANIEQIFANSEKTDTTQETIRLRKVLSPFLKPDALHRYIGVMDEVTRQHLEMYWSSSSSSSLDYVKEEDKRVIIKFHPIAKKYTFTLACKLFLNIEDPELVAKLEGPIQHISSGFISLPVDLPGTKFNRAIRASKEIKKEFEEMVKQRRIDLHHFSETTNSNHHHQDLLSRLLMETYGDGKELMMESDIANKLYGLIVGAYDSTSTTLVSIIMFLSQLPHVYDAVLKEQMDIAVSKPEGELLNWDDLQKMKYSWSVACEALRLLPPLLGTFREAITDFTYEGYIIPKGMKLHWNMFATHKNPEYFPDPEKFDPSRFQGQGPAPYSYVPFGGGPRMCPGKEYARFKILVFMHNVVTRFKWEMVFPDEKIIMDPVLAPTKGLTIRLFPHQSS, via the exons ATGGAGTTAGAGTCGTTAATCCTTGCTCTGCTCATCTTTGTTTCTCTTTACTACATTTTTCCATTGTTGAACTTTAATATTAAGCCTAGTGTTAAGCGTGAACAGCCAGGGCTTGAGCTACCACCAGGAAGCACAGGTTGGCCGATCATCGGCGAAACGCTTGAGTATCTAAGCACAGCCAAACAGGGTGTCCCTGAGAAGTTCATAGCAGACAGGAGGAACAAGTACTCGTCCTCGTCACCATGCAAGGTATTCAGGACCTCTTTGCTAAGAGAATCTATGGTCGTGCTGTGCACTGCTGCCGGAAATAAGTTTCTATTTTCCAACGAGAACAAACTGGTCAAGTCTTGGTGGCCTGCAAACATTGAGCAGATCTTTGCCAACTCGGAGAAAACAGACACCACGCAGGAGACGATTCGGTTGCGCAAAGTCTTGTCTCCATTTCTCAAGCCAGATGCTCTCCACAGGTACATAGGGGTCATGGACGAGGTAACCAGACAGCATTTAGAAATGTATTGGTCATCCTCGTCGTCCTCGTCGCTTGATTATGTAAAGGAAGAGGATAAGAGAGTGATCATCAAATTCCACCCAATAGCCAAGAAGTACACCTTCACTTTAGCATGTAAACTCTTCCTAAACATTGAGGATCCAGAGCTAGTTGCTAAACTAGAGGGGCCAATCCAGCATATATCTTCGGGTTTCATTTCACTGCCAGTAGACTTGCCAGGCACAAAATTCAACCGAGCTATTAGAGCATCCAAGGAAATCAAGAAGGAATTTGAAGAGATGGTTAAGCAGAGGAGGATAGATCTCCATCATTTTTCGGAGACTACTAATagtaatcatcatcatcaagatCTGTTGTCAAGGTTGCTCATGGAGACATATGGGGATGGGAAAGAGCTGATGATGGAATCAGACATTGCCAACAAGCTGTATGGTCTAATAGTTGGTGCTTACGACAGTACTAGCACCACCCTGGTTTCGATTATCATGTTCCTATCGCAGCTTCCTCATGTTTATGATGCCGTCCTTAAAG AGCAAATGGATATTGCAGTATCAAAACCAGAAGGGGAGTTGCTCAACTGGGATGACTTGCAGAAGATGAAATATTCATGGAGCGTGGCGTGTGAAGCGTTGAGATTGTTGCCACCACTTCTCGGAACTTTTAGAGAGGCCATTACCGATTTTACGTACGAAGGATACATTATTCCAAAAGGAATGAAG TTACACTGGAATATGTTTGCCACACATAAAAACCCGGAATACTTCCCGGATCCAGAGAAGTTCGACCCGTCAAGGTTCCAAGGACAAGGACCAGCTCCTTATTCATACGTTCCTTTTGGAGGAGGACCTCGAATGTGTCCGGGGAAAGAGTATGCTCGGTTTAAGATATTGGTTTTCATGCATAATGTTGTCACTAGGTTTAAATGGGAGATGGTTTTTCCAGATGAGAAGATAATTATGGACCCTGTTCTTGCTCCTACTAAGGGACTCACCATTCGCCTTTTTCCTCATCAATCCTCATGA
- the LOC126789369 gene encoding uncharacterized protein LOC126789369, whose product MKARLVSVFKRCTVLPASRNCSPLPSIVLPFGLSLVHTTCSTACLTQEETVGEDIFDQAKTSAEVLEKWGCCDTDISKLFERRPALRNADINQLQFKLNLLGELGVTAPDLVKIINCRPRLFSLRIDRCFDERHEFFMKLFGSRELLVKAIVRNPSLLLYDLHNKIKPTVALYEGMGLSREELVPMLLSRPTLIPRSTFNDEKMEYIRKTGLSNKSRMYKYVVTLVGVSRLESISERVANFEKFGFSEDEIFSLMGRSPLLFFLSVDKVQRNMTFVLGHMKLPATVILAHPFLLYMNLEAVLKPRVYLAGKIEDMGLAEQIKGPRLLTALRMTEKRFVKAFINFHPKDVADELMEFYTKAKGVKRLAEASKKKSFEGFPY is encoded by the coding sequence ATGAAAGCTAGACTTGTTTCTGTATTCAAGCGCTGCACAGTGTTGCCTGCGTCGCGAAATTGCTCTCCTTTGCCCAGTATTGTTCTCccatttggtttaagtttagTGCACACCACCTGTTCGACAGCTTGCCTCACTCAGGAAGAAACTGTAGGGGAGGACATTTTTGACCAAGCAAAGACATCTGCAGAGGTTCTGGAGAAATGGGGTTGTTGTGATACTGACATATCGAAGCTGTTTGAGCGCCGGCCTGCTTTGAGGAACGCTGACATTAACCAGCTTCAGTTCAAGTTAAATCTTCTTGGTGAATTGGGTGTTACTGCACCTGATCTTGTGAAGATCATCAACTGTCGCCCCCGGTTATTCAGTCTTCGTATTGATCGTTGCTTTGATGAGCGGCATGAGTTCTTTATGAAATTGTTTGGGTCTAGGGAACTGCTTGTCAAAGCCATTGTAAGGAACCCATCACTCTTGCTGTATGACTTGCATAATAAGATCAAGCCGACTGTTGCTCTATATGAGGGAATGGGGCTAAGCCGAGAGGAGTTGGTCCCAATGCTTCTGTCGCGGCCGACTTTGATCCCAAGAAGTACATTTAATGATGAGAAGATGGAGTATATACGGAAAACTGGACTTTCAAATAAGTCCAGGATGTACAAGTATGTTGTAACACTTGTTGGCGTTTCACGCCTTGAAAGTATCAGTGAGAGGGTGGCAAATTTTGAAAAGTTTGGTTTCTCAGAAGATGAGATTTTCAGCCTTATGGGAAGGTCTCCCTTactgttttttctttcagttGATAAGGTCCAGAGAAACATGACTTTTGTGTTAGGACATATGAAACTACCTGCTACTGTGATTCTTGCGCACCCGTTTTTGCTGTACATGAATCTGGAGGCTGTTTTGAAGCCACGAGTATATCTTGCAGGAAAGATTGAGGATATGGGGCTTGCTGAGCAAATTAAAGGACCTAGGTTGCTGACAGCATTGAGAATGACAGAGAAGAGATTTGTGAAGGCATTCATTAATTTTCATCCGAAGGATGTTGCAGATGAATTGATGGAGTTCTATACAAAAGCAAAGGGTGTGAAGCGATTGGCAGAAGCCTCAAAGAAGAAATCGTTTGAAGGATTTCCATACTAA
- the LOC126789358 gene encoding G-type lectin S-receptor-like serine/threonine-protein kinase CES101 isoform X1, protein MACSLYLILFLFLSSLWSTCNGAINTLEPGDTLNSSSSLISANEKFILSFRRYDDASSLSYLVIKWHGSKNYAWVANPYTPVLYPFGVLTLDRKHTLKITPKDGDPVVLYSASETGNSSVLATLLDDGNFVLQEVSSDRLSKRVLWQSFDYPGDVLLPGMKLGVNYRNGHNWSLSSWLTEKSAIPGSFTLDWDPEEHELKVRRRGVVYWSSGVFRDGSFANFKHKKYNFSIVSNENEDYFSYSAVDQNARPQWLLTTIGRLYDFDGSVDIAKVDSCYGYNTEGGCQIWDAPSKCRDFGDVFRQDNGYFNPIGPIAVTSSSDSNTSLSISDCKATCWADCNCRGFIFLFPNQTGCRYWTGDLQFIADRTGYSSSVVYFLTKRSASSHSHKWIWTGAAIATALLVLVLCIVCWWLRRKKLVVSGKNKIKIDELKLHRSRGSDISIDVHGTQTDGSMGQDLRAFSYKSVMTATEYFSLENKIGEGGFGPVYKGKMLTGQEIAVKALSSCSGQGEVEFKNELILVSELQHTNLVKLFGFCIHDKERMLIYEYMPNKGLDNILFDSTRRMLLDWKKRFNIIEGIAQGLLYLHKYSRLKVIHRDLKASNILLDENMKPKISDFGMARSFMLNEVEANTRRIVGTHGYMSPEYAMQGIFSGKSDVFSFGVLMLEIISGRKNNSFHSTHRALNLVGYAWQLWQEGAGLELMDETLSDSCVENQLIRCIHVGLLCVEEDPELRPTMSEAISMLTNESLPLPIPTRPASFPVRHPAAADTRGTNSEILSENGLSTSVIIGR, encoded by the exons ATGGCTTGCAGTCTTTATTTGATTctgtttctctttctttcaAGCTTGTGGAGTACTTGCAATGGTGCAATAAACACACTGGAACCAGGTGATACTCTCAATTCTTCAAGCTCCTTAATTTCTGCAAACGAGAAGTTCATTTTGAGTTTTCGTAGATATGATGATGCTTCAAGCTTGAGCTACCTGGTAATAAAATGGCATGGGAGTAAAAATTATGCATGGGTTGCAAATCCATACACACCTGTTTTATACCCTTTTGGAGTTCTTACTTTGGACAGGAAACACACATTGAAAATCACACCGAAAGATGGTGATCCAGTTGTGCTTTACTCGGCTTCAGAGACAGGCAATAGTAGTGTATTGGCTACCCTCTTGGATGATGGCAACTTTGTGCTGCAAGAAGTGAGCTCTGATAGATTGTCGAAGAGGGTTTTATGGCAAAGTTTTGATTATCCAGGAGATGTGCTTCTGCCAGGTATGAAATTAGGGGTTAATTATAGAAATGGCCACAACTGGTCACTTTCATCATGGTTGACTGAGAAAAGTGCAATTCCAGGATCTTTCACTCTTGATTGGGACCCTGAGGAACATGAGTTGAAAGTTAGGCGACGAGGGGTAGTTTATTGGAGTAGTGGAGTCTTTAGAGatgggagttttgcaaattTTAAGCACAAGAAGTATAATTTCAGCATTGTTTCAAATGAGAATGAAGATTACTTCAGTTACTCTGCTGTCGATCAAAATGCCAGACCACAATGGCTGCTAACCACAATTGGGAGACTGTACGACTTTGATGGATCAGTGGATATTGCAAAAGTGGATTCCTGTTATGGATATAACACTGAAGGAGGATGTCAGATTTGGGATGCACCAAGTAAGTGTCGGGATTTTGGTGATGTATTCCGGCAAGATAACGGGTACTTTAATCCAATAGGTCCGATCGCAGTAACATCTAGCAGTGACTCAAACACAAGTCTCAGTATTAGTGATTGTAAGGCTACTTGTTGGGCAGATTGTAACTGTCGTGgattcatatttctttttccTAATCAGACTGGATGTCGGTATTGGACTGGAGACTTGCAGTTCATAGCAGACAGAACAGGTTATAGTTCAAGTGTTGTTTACTTTCTAACAAAAAGGTCAGCCAGCAGCCACT CACATAAGTGGATATGGACCGGTGCTGCTATTGCCACTGCTCTATTGGTATTGGTGCTTTGCATAGTATGCTGGTGGTTAAGAAGGAAGAAACTTGTTGTGTCAG GGAAGAACAAGATAAAGATTGATGAGTTGAAGTTACATCGCTCAAGGGGATCTGACATTTCAATTGATGTCCATGGGACTCAAACTGATGGATCGATGGGACAGGATTTAAGAGCATTTAGCTATAAATCTGTCATGACTGCCACAGAATACTTCTCCTTAGAGAACAAGATAGGAGAGGGGGGCTTTGGACCTGTTTATAAG GGAAAAATGCTGACAGGTCAAGAAATAGCTGTAAAGGCACTTTCAAGCTGTTCGGGGCAAGGAGAAGTAGAATTTAAGAATGAATTGATACTCGTATCTGAACTCCAACATACTAATCTAGTTAAGCTTTTCGGATTTTGCATCCATGATAAAGAGAGGATGCTAATATATGAGTATATGCCAAACAAGGGTCTGGACAACATTTTATTTG ATTCAACCAGACGCATGCTACTAGATTGGAAGAAGCGTTTCAACATAATTGAAGGAATCGCCCAAGGATTGCTTTACTTGCACAAGTACTCAAGATTGAAAGTAATTCATAGAGATCTTAAAGCTAGTAACATACTACTTGATGAGAATATGAAACCCAAAATATCTGATTTTGGTATGGCAAGGAGTTTCATGCTAAATGAAGTTGAAGCAAATACTAGACGGATTGTTGGAACACA TGGTTACATGTCTCCTGAGTATGCTATGCAGGGTATCTTTTCTGGAAAGTCTGATGTCTTCAGTTTTGGAGTGTTGATGCTCGAAATTATAAGTGGCAGAAAAAACAACAGTTTTCACAGTACTCATCGCGCACTCAATTTAGTAGGATAT GCGTGGCAGCTTTGGCAAGAAGGTGCAGGTCTAGAATTGATGGACGAAACACTAAGTGATTCATGTGTTGAAAATCAGTTAATACGATGCATCCATGTTGGTCTACTATGTGTTGAAGAAGATCCAGAACTTCGACCAACCATGTCAGAAGCCATATCTATGTTGACAAATGAAAGCTTGCCTTTGCCTATACCAACAAGGCCAGCATCTTTTCCAGTAAGACATCCGGCTGCAGCTGATACAAGAGGAACAAATTCCGAAATATTATCAGAAAATGGCTTGTCCACCTCCGTTATTATAGGGCGATGA
- the LOC126789358 gene encoding G-type lectin S-receptor-like serine/threonine-protein kinase CES101 isoform X2 — MACSLYLILFLFLSSLWSTCNGAINTLEPGDTLNSSSSLISANEKFILSFRRYDDASSLSYLVIKWHGSKNYAWVANPYTPVLYPFGVLTLDRKHTLKITPKDGDPVVLYSASETGNSSVLATLLDDGNFVLQEVSSDRLSKRVLWQSFDYPGDVLLPGSFTLDWDPEEHELKVRRRGVVYWSSGVFRDGSFANFKHKKYNFSIVSNENEDYFSYSAVDQNARPQWLLTTIGRLYDFDGSVDIAKVDSCYGYNTEGGCQIWDAPSKCRDFGDVFRQDNGYFNPIGPIAVTSSSDSNTSLSISDCKATCWADCNCRGFIFLFPNQTGCRYWTGDLQFIADRTGYSSSVVYFLTKRSASSHSHKWIWTGAAIATALLVLVLCIVCWWLRRKKLVVSGKNKIKIDELKLHRSRGSDISIDVHGTQTDGSMGQDLRAFSYKSVMTATEYFSLENKIGEGGFGPVYKGKMLTGQEIAVKALSSCSGQGEVEFKNELILVSELQHTNLVKLFGFCIHDKERMLIYEYMPNKGLDNILFDSTRRMLLDWKKRFNIIEGIAQGLLYLHKYSRLKVIHRDLKASNILLDENMKPKISDFGMARSFMLNEVEANTRRIVGTHGYMSPEYAMQGIFSGKSDVFSFGVLMLEIISGRKNNSFHSTHRALNLVGYAWQLWQEGAGLELMDETLSDSCVENQLIRCIHVGLLCVEEDPELRPTMSEAISMLTNESLPLPIPTRPASFPVRHPAAADTRGTNSEILSENGLSTSVIIGR; from the exons ATGGCTTGCAGTCTTTATTTGATTctgtttctctttctttcaAGCTTGTGGAGTACTTGCAATGGTGCAATAAACACACTGGAACCAGGTGATACTCTCAATTCTTCAAGCTCCTTAATTTCTGCAAACGAGAAGTTCATTTTGAGTTTTCGTAGATATGATGATGCTTCAAGCTTGAGCTACCTGGTAATAAAATGGCATGGGAGTAAAAATTATGCATGGGTTGCAAATCCATACACACCTGTTTTATACCCTTTTGGAGTTCTTACTTTGGACAGGAAACACACATTGAAAATCACACCGAAAGATGGTGATCCAGTTGTGCTTTACTCGGCTTCAGAGACAGGCAATAGTAGTGTATTGGCTACCCTCTTGGATGATGGCAACTTTGTGCTGCAAGAAGTGAGCTCTGATAGATTGTCGAAGAGGGTTTTATGGCAAAGTTTTGATTATCCAGGAGATGTGCTTCTGCCAG GATCTTTCACTCTTGATTGGGACCCTGAGGAACATGAGTTGAAAGTTAGGCGACGAGGGGTAGTTTATTGGAGTAGTGGAGTCTTTAGAGatgggagttttgcaaattTTAAGCACAAGAAGTATAATTTCAGCATTGTTTCAAATGAGAATGAAGATTACTTCAGTTACTCTGCTGTCGATCAAAATGCCAGACCACAATGGCTGCTAACCACAATTGGGAGACTGTACGACTTTGATGGATCAGTGGATATTGCAAAAGTGGATTCCTGTTATGGATATAACACTGAAGGAGGATGTCAGATTTGGGATGCACCAAGTAAGTGTCGGGATTTTGGTGATGTATTCCGGCAAGATAACGGGTACTTTAATCCAATAGGTCCGATCGCAGTAACATCTAGCAGTGACTCAAACACAAGTCTCAGTATTAGTGATTGTAAGGCTACTTGTTGGGCAGATTGTAACTGTCGTGgattcatatttctttttccTAATCAGACTGGATGTCGGTATTGGACTGGAGACTTGCAGTTCATAGCAGACAGAACAGGTTATAGTTCAAGTGTTGTTTACTTTCTAACAAAAAGGTCAGCCAGCAGCCACT CACATAAGTGGATATGGACCGGTGCTGCTATTGCCACTGCTCTATTGGTATTGGTGCTTTGCATAGTATGCTGGTGGTTAAGAAGGAAGAAACTTGTTGTGTCAG GGAAGAACAAGATAAAGATTGATGAGTTGAAGTTACATCGCTCAAGGGGATCTGACATTTCAATTGATGTCCATGGGACTCAAACTGATGGATCGATGGGACAGGATTTAAGAGCATTTAGCTATAAATCTGTCATGACTGCCACAGAATACTTCTCCTTAGAGAACAAGATAGGAGAGGGGGGCTTTGGACCTGTTTATAAG GGAAAAATGCTGACAGGTCAAGAAATAGCTGTAAAGGCACTTTCAAGCTGTTCGGGGCAAGGAGAAGTAGAATTTAAGAATGAATTGATACTCGTATCTGAACTCCAACATACTAATCTAGTTAAGCTTTTCGGATTTTGCATCCATGATAAAGAGAGGATGCTAATATATGAGTATATGCCAAACAAGGGTCTGGACAACATTTTATTTG ATTCAACCAGACGCATGCTACTAGATTGGAAGAAGCGTTTCAACATAATTGAAGGAATCGCCCAAGGATTGCTTTACTTGCACAAGTACTCAAGATTGAAAGTAATTCATAGAGATCTTAAAGCTAGTAACATACTACTTGATGAGAATATGAAACCCAAAATATCTGATTTTGGTATGGCAAGGAGTTTCATGCTAAATGAAGTTGAAGCAAATACTAGACGGATTGTTGGAACACA TGGTTACATGTCTCCTGAGTATGCTATGCAGGGTATCTTTTCTGGAAAGTCTGATGTCTTCAGTTTTGGAGTGTTGATGCTCGAAATTATAAGTGGCAGAAAAAACAACAGTTTTCACAGTACTCATCGCGCACTCAATTTAGTAGGATAT GCGTGGCAGCTTTGGCAAGAAGGTGCAGGTCTAGAATTGATGGACGAAACACTAAGTGATTCATGTGTTGAAAATCAGTTAATACGATGCATCCATGTTGGTCTACTATGTGTTGAAGAAGATCCAGAACTTCGACCAACCATGTCAGAAGCCATATCTATGTTGACAAATGAAAGCTTGCCTTTGCCTATACCAACAAGGCCAGCATCTTTTCCAGTAAGACATCCGGCTGCAGCTGATACAAGAGGAACAAATTCCGAAATATTATCAGAAAATGGCTTGTCCACCTCCGTTATTATAGGGCGATGA